Proteins encoded by one window of Aliivibrio wodanis:
- a CDS encoding putative lipoprotein has product MFSTIQRFSLLTLTTLLLSACFDSTPTTEQLCEEHKGLQCNQLNMHDGQCLRQRDALILSRFKTLKSQHDLDKLNTIKLTYNYQQCLGSAAQIEPITAKEVKSKRSEALLHTYDAIEAISLDLQDSKEPKVLYYRWVTGDKNALREFLQLEGTTKLESTELQYALATFYTQRDGNKTILILNHALELLTEDDYEKNLHATVIKSLASINHKENNKEHAYIWALVGKEFELQVASEKQLSLLYKFSAIEKEKLGQFSEAITESIKNQNFKASLLPAEIK; this is encoded by the coding sequence ATGTTTTCAACTATTCAAAGGTTTTCTTTACTCACTCTGACGACTCTTTTGTTATCAGCATGCTTTGACTCAACCCCTACTACTGAACAGTTATGTGAAGAGCACAAGGGTTTACAATGTAATCAATTAAACATGCATGATGGACAATGCTTACGTCAGCGTGACGCTCTCATTTTAAGCCGTTTTAAAACATTAAAAAGTCAACATGATTTAGATAAACTAAACACGATTAAACTCACTTATAATTATCAACAATGTTTAGGTTCAGCAGCACAAATTGAACCTATTACCGCTAAAGAAGTTAAATCTAAACGCTCAGAAGCTTTATTGCATACTTATGATGCAATTGAAGCAATATCACTTGATCTACAAGATTCAAAAGAGCCTAAAGTGCTTTATTATCGTTGGGTAACCGGTGATAAAAACGCATTACGTGAATTTTTACAACTTGAAGGCACTACAAAATTAGAATCAACAGAATTACAATATGCTCTAGCGACTTTCTATACTCAACGAGATGGTAATAAAACAATTTTGATTTTAAATCATGCTCTAGAACTACTTACAGAAGATGATTATGAAAAAAATCTGCACGCTACAGTTATTAAATCTTTAGCAAGTATTAACCACAAAGAAAATAATAAAGAACACGCTTATATCTGGGCGTTAGTTGGGAAAGAGTTTGAACTTCAAGTTGCTTCTGAAAAACAACTGTCTTTGCTGTATAAATTTTCTGCTATAGAAAAAGAAAAATTAGGACAATTCAGTGAAGCTATAACTGAAAGCATCAAGAATCAAAACTTTAAAGCCTCATTGCTACCAGCTGAAATAAAATAA
- the msrB gene encoding peptide methionine sulfoxide reductase MsrB, with the protein MDRSKPFSELTEEDWQGRLTQEEFDICRKQGTEAPFSGKLLHNKSTGKYACTCCQTILFESENKYDSGCGWPSFDAPINKDVLRYLKDSSYGMERVEIRCRTCDCHLGHVFNDGPKTTGERFCVNSISLSFNDDVIAE; encoded by the coding sequence ATGGATAGATCAAAACCCTTTTCAGAATTAACAGAAGAAGATTGGCAAGGGCGTTTAACACAAGAAGAGTTTGATATTTGTAGAAAACAAGGTACAGAAGCCCCTTTTTCTGGCAAGTTATTGCATAATAAATCGACAGGGAAATATGCCTGCACTTGCTGTCAGACAATTTTATTTGAATCTGAAAACAAGTACGATTCAGGTTGTGGTTGGCCAAGTTTTGATGCGCCAATTAATAAAGATGTGCTTCGTTATTTGAAAGATAGCAGTTATGGAATGGAGAGAGTTGAGATCAGGTGCAGGACTTGCGATTGTCATTTAGGGCATGTATTTAATGATGGACCTAAAACGACAGGTGAGCGTTTTTGTGTTAATTCAATTTCTTTAAGTTTTAATGACGATGTGATAGCGGAATGA
- a CDS encoding putative exported protein — MRRYYEKTKGQVLTKFAAFAAVFVLLAVIAAPKFLGGETVNSASQGTLTLYSE; from the coding sequence ATAAGACGTTATTATGAAAAAACCAAAGGACAGGTTCTTACTAAATTTGCAGCATTTGCCGCTGTATTCGTTTTACTTGCAGTGATTGCCGCTCCAAAATTCCTCGGGGGTGAGACTGTAAATAGCGCATCACAAGGAACTTTAACCCTTTATTCTGAATAA